From the Temnothorax longispinosus isolate EJ_2023e chromosome 6, Tlon_JGU_v1, whole genome shotgun sequence genome, one window contains:
- the LOC139814706 gene encoding uncharacterized protein, which produces MASNNGTKKKVFDESVEKDKKKRQDNQDKRSALKTVTNDKGSLLLNMATNGAIKKMPTKSAIKSQENDTKRRSPRLTALNKQKTQEQNKETARALKDIINTHIAERRTNPIWLRAKMENKKVKESLFKKRIFLRLYTIWRKIILMKYSVTYMINSCIKTRQISALYN; this is translated from the exons ATGGCCAGCAATAATGGAActaaaaaaaaggtttttgACGAATcagtagaaaaagataaaaaaaaaaggcaagACAATCAAGATAAAAGATCAGCCCTGAAAACGGTGACCAATGATAAGG GATCACTCCTATTAAATATGGCAACCAACGGcgccataaaaaaaatgccaaCAAAAAGCGCAATTAAG AGCCAAGAGAATGACACAAAAAGGCGAAGCCCGAGGCTAACTgccttaaataaacaaaag ACACAAGAGCAAAATAAGGAAACCGCGAGAGCCctgaaagatattataaataccc ATATAGCAGAACGAAGGACCAATCCCATTTGGCTtagagccaaaatggaaaacaaAAAGGTAAAggaatctttatttaaaaaacggaTTTTCCTTCGGTTGTATACCATCTGGAGAAAAATCATTCTTATGAAATATTCAGTAACTTACATGATCAATTCGTGTATAAAAACACGACAAATATCAgcgttatataattaa